The following is a genomic window from Alternaria dauci strain A2016 chromosome 4, whole genome shotgun sequence.
ATTACACAATTACTTTTATAGTACAAGACAGTTTGGCAGTCATACCCGACCAAATGACGTTATCGATTTCTCCTGTATTGCTGCGTGCACGACGACTGAACCGAGATTGTGCCCGAGGAGATGGTGGAAACGTAACGAATAAGTGGAGCGGAACAAATATATGGCCTTTTATACTAGATATGACGCCAAGTCAGAAGACGCGTACCCCAGAAATGCACCAAGGTAAGAATGTTGCAAGAATTGAACAGAAACGACCTGTTGCGCTCTCTAACATGCGACTGCGGCATGGTCGTAGATCTTATCCTATCCAAGCTAAGCGCATACAAGGAGTGGGAGTCAGTTGCCGATGCATCTCGGGTAGCCGCTCCGACTGTACATACCAACCAAAGGCTTTGCTGCAGGGTGGAGTAAGGGTTGAGTTAGCTGCAGTACTAGACACAGATCGATAAACTACGCATCCTCTTGGCTGAACGATGGCGTTTAAAACCAAAGTGCGGTAACCAGAACCACTTTCGCGTTGAGGGGTAATTTCATCACGGCCTCGTCTAGCCCTTGTTCGAGATGAGACCGCTGCTAATATCCGCACAAGGACCGTTTGTGAACTCAGAAGTGAGCTGACTATGAAAAAGAACGGAATATCTCTGGCCAATAGGAATTCATGGACGAATGgtctagtactagtagtgGATTAGATTGATAAGACAAAGAGATCCCAAGTGACGCCCAAGCACGCGAGAACACCAAAGACTGCGGACATGACCGCCGCCGCTATAACATTGGGCAGACTCAGCCGGGGAAACCTTGGAATTGACAATCAAAGTTCGTGGTATACTGTACATATGCGGCACATGAGAAGTTGAACATGGCTGGAAGGTATATCGAAGGTATCGTTCGTCTGATGCCCGAATAGGGTCTAGTCGATGTCATTATACACTATCCCTCATACCACCAGTGGATTCTAATCATCCTGGTCCCAGTTACCCGGCTGCGCCTTTCCAGGCATCTTGGGCCCACCAGCTTGCCTTGCGACAATGATTTGGTCGACGCTCAGAACCGTCCTCGCAGCCTCGGTCGCGAGCTTGATGGCCCACATCTTGCTGACCCAGAGGTCCAAAATGCCCTCTTCCTTAGCATCGAGGGTACCGGTGTTGTCGTCGTTCTCGATGTCGACACCTACTGTCCACTCGTCGTCTTTCCTGCCCTTCTGTGCAGCGTGTGCGACATAAAGCTTAGCCAGAACCTCAGTTGCGTCCAGACCGGCTGACTCGGCGAGCGTTCGTGGGATGACCTCAAAAGCTTCGGCGTACTTGCGGATAGAGTATTGTGCCAGGCCCGATGTTTTGTCTGCAATGGCCTTGATCTTTTCGACCAGCTGCATCTCTGTTGCTCCTGCACCCGGTACCAACCGGGGGTCGCGAGTGATGGCCTTGACTACATTGACACCGTCGTCAATCGCCCGCTCTACGTCGTCGAGGTGGTTCTGGGTAGCACCGCGGAGGACCAAGGTCGCGGTCCGTGTCTGCTCATTCTCCTGTCTGAATACTGTGACGCGATCACCGCCAATCTCCATAGTCTCAACGACGTCTATGGTGCCCATCTCGTCTGGCATAGGTGCACCAAGACGAGCAAGCGGTGTAGCACCGACAACCCTGCATAACCGTCGAAGCTCGAACTTGGAAAGGACCTTGATGACAAGAATGTTGTAGCGGTTGAGGTAGTGGAGGGCCAGCTCTCCGACGGTCGAGCCAGCGACAACAACCCTCATTCCGGAGTCGTGCAGCTCCTTGATCATCTGCTCTACTTGCTGCTCCTCGCCCTTTGTGAAATCCATCATCTCCTTTGCGTTGTGCAGCAGTACCGTGCCCTTGGTCTCGGTCTGTGAAATGTCGACTGGACATGAGAAGACACCGACCttggccttggtcgcctttgTGACAGTACCGTCTGGCTGTCTTGCAAAGACCATGCCCTTGACGACCTTGCTCTGCTCTAGGGCACCACCCATGATCTTGACGACGCGGACATTGTCGACGTTGAAGTTGACGGGGTTCTTGGGCAGGACGGCGAGGACGGCTTCGGCGACGAGGTCAGCGAGAAAGTCTTCGCTGCCGGACTGCTTGGCTGCGACTACGGTGCGGATGGCTTTGCTGAGTTCCTGCTGCGAGCGGATATCTTGGACCTTGTCGCATACCAGCTCTGTGTTGGATTAGCGTCTGTTCTTTGTCCCTGGTAAATGTGTACGTATAGCCTACCCTCGAGTGTCTGCAGAGCCGCAAGTTGTGCCTTCTCGTAGCCCAAGACAATGTCACTTGTCTTCAGGCCCATGCGTATCAACTCCTCGGCCTTTTTCAGCAGCTCACCGGCCAGAACAATGACGAGGTTTGTCGCATCGCCCATCTCAGCCTCTTGTTGCTGGCTGGCCATGACAAGAAGCTTCGCCGCCGGGTGTACGACCTCGAGTTCTCGCAATATCGTCGCCGCGTCCGAGGTCAGAATCATCTTTTGAAGGTGGTTTATGACAATCTTGTTGCGGCCGTAGGGTCCGAGAGAGGTCTGAACGGTCTGGGCAATAGTCCGGCAGGCATCGATGTTGCGAATGACGGCGCCATCCTCAGCGTCGTAGCTGTTGCGGGGTGGTTAGTCGAGTGTTTAGTGTGATTGCGGGGGTTGTAGAGCGCCGTACTTTTGATAGCCTTGCTTGAACAAGCCGGCATTGGGGGCGTTGGGTATTGAGAGAGACATGCTGGCGGTGTGTGAGGGGTATCTTGGTTGTTGGTGGTGTACCTGAGTCTAAGCTCTTGCGCGGCGAGAACGCGTCCAGTCCCAAATTTCGATGCCAAGACGTGGATGTCGGGGGAAGGAAAGACCGACCATTCACCAGCAACAGTCTTGAGAGCAAAGTATCAGGTGCTGTACCTCATCAATGGAGACGTGTGCAGCCCAGCTACAGCACCCAACGTCACAGCTGTCTGGGGTGCGAGTCACCATTTTGAGTGAATCCAGGCTGCACGCAATAGGCACCGCACTTGGAATTTACGCACATGCGGACGCTCAAACACGCGCGCATAAGCCGTCGGCACGATTCATCATTCACACGCTGTTCAGTCGTATACACAATCAAGCCCGCGCTGACAGACAAGCAACCCTTGGAGCGCGTAGCAATGTGAGCAAAATCTATCTAGCCGTACACCTTGGGACTTGTGAGGGTACCGCTAGCGAAAAAGACTGCTCAACTTCCTCTGGGCACCGTTAAATGACCAGGATCTCATGACAGTACGAGGATGCTGGGGATAAGGTGAGTGCcgtggagaagaagagagcgTGTCTGCGCCGAAGAAAAGTTGACTTGGGATACCTGCTTAGGTAATGCCGCTAGACCCAATGCACCTCCGCTCCCCGAACTTTTCTGACTTGTCGAGATGGCAGCGGCTGCACCGTGATACCGCGGAGGGCATTGGGAGAGCAATGAACGCCGGACAGCAGACAACCAGGCGGCTGGCCTCGAGAGCCGGTATGCATTGCCCATGGTCGTGGATGCATTTCGAGTGCTGACGAATAAAAGGTCAATCCATATGCCGCTCATGTCGAGACACCATCACCCGCACATACGCCTCCgccgctgccgctgccgtCCAGACCGAAGACCAAGTTGCCCAACATATCCCTCCCGTTGCCCAGGCTGTGCCCTCAGCGTCTTACGCTGTCAACGCCGGTGTTGTCCTGTCCCGCCCCCCACAAATCACACGCGACCTCCACCCATTCGAAGCCGCCTTCTTTCTCTACCAAAAGCGTCTGAACGAGCGACTTGCGCTGCCCTTTACAAGATATTTCTACGTCAAGAAACGGACGCCTGCAGATCTGGAATGGAAGCGAAAGATGAAGCAACGGCTGACCCCCGCCCGCGACATCGGGCGATACCAAGGCTACGGAGAGGAAGCCTGGAACGACGAAGTTCTCGTGGGGGCACAAGAAAGCGATTTCCAACACCAAGTTGGGAAGCTTATAGAAGATGCTGAGCAGTCTGGCCTCGAGGACGAACCAGACACCACCGGCGCAAAAAAGATGGAGCGCGAGCCAGTAGACAAGCCAATGCCGAGGATAACAGAGGCGGATCAGAAGAACGACACCAAGAGCTTGAACCGCGCACTGCAGAGAACACTATATCTGCTGGTCAAGAACAAAGAGGGGCAATGGCAGTTCCCGCAGGATCGCTTGAAAGACGAGAACCTACACGGTGTACGTAGTACCATGCCCCCCCGCAAGTCTACTGAGACGCTGACTATTGACTAGGCGGCAAACCGTATCATTACACACACTGGCGGCATCAACATGAACACCTGGCTCGTCGGCCACGTGCCAATTGGTCATCACCAAGTAAACTACCGCGAGCCCAAACCCGCAGGAGATGTCAACGAGTACGGCGCAAAGACTTTCTTCCTCAAGGCACGCATCATGGCCGGACAAGTCAATCTCAAGGAAAACAAGCTTGGCCTCCAGGACTTCAAATGGTTGGTCAAGGACGAATTGCAAAAGGAGGTGGATGGCAGCTACTGGCGACAGATTAAAAACATGTTGGCAGAGCGATGATTGACATGTACCATATCATGTACTCTAGAGTTTTATATTGAAAGTGAGTAGCTTGTTGCAGTTCGTGTAACATCATGTATAGTATTTCTGATGGAGGACGCTGCAATGAGCACAACCATGAGCTGTGCTGGCGACGCATGTGCACATCCTCAGAATGTATTGTACGAAACCGTTGGTTAACTGTTTTCATCCCCGTTTACTCACACTGCTCCCAATCATAGCTAAACCCCTGCTGCGCACCATAATACTGGTTTCCAAGCTCCTCACTAAACGAGTGCTCGCTATCTACCACACCCTCTTGATCCTCTTTTCCTTCAATCCACATCTCAGTGCGGAAGGAAAACGTACCACTTCCGCAGCTAGACTGAGGAATGAGCTCAGGTGGGTAACTGATGTTAGAGTAGTGCTCTTGAGCGTACTGGCCAGATGAGGCTGGCCCGCTCAATGCAATAGTATCTGCGACCTGTTTGAGGTATCAGTGAAGTGGTAAGAGCCTCGGAACTTCTACATGCGGCGTACCTCTGTTCTTCCACTCTCCTTACCCACGTAGTATGCAAAGTCCCAGTAGGCTTTTACTCCCTCATCCAATTGATATGTCATAATTCCCTTCGTCCCATTCTTGTGCAGCCTCAGCTTGTACTTCTCCGCCTCGGCGGTCTTTTCCACATCTTTGTATTCCTTGTACGACAAAGTCGTCTCACACCATGTATGGCGGGGTCCGGCCTGGAGGTCGACACGCATCCATGGATATGCAATAAACCAGTAGTAGATCTCACTGCCGTCAACGGTGTTGGACCCAAAAGTTGGGCGCGTGGTGCGTGAGACTGTGCCGTTTTTACCAGCGTCGGGACAGCCGGGGCCACGGATGGAGGAGATGGTAAAGGACCAGTTCGGGGGGAGAATGCGGACGGGATTGGATGGAGTGAGGGCTGTCGTGAGGCCAACAAGAGCCACGACAGTAACTGAATA
Proteins encoded in this region:
- a CDS encoding mitochondrial 54S ribosomal protein mL46 — encoded protein: MNAGQQTTRRLASRAGQSICRSCRDTITRTYASAAAAAVQTEDQVAQHIPPVAQAVPSASYAVNAGVVLSRPPQITRDLHPFEAAFFLYQKRLNERLALPFTRYFYVKKRTPADLEWKRKMKQRLTPARDIGRYQGYGEEAWNDEVLVGAQESDFQHQVGKLIEDAEQSGLEDEPDTTGAKKMEREPVDKPMPRITEADQKNDTKSLNRALQRTLYLLVKNKEGQWQFPQDRLKDENLHGAANRIITHTGGINMNTWLVGHVPIGHHQVNYREPKPAGDVNEYGAKTFFLKARIMAGQVNLKENKLGLQDFKWLVKDELQKEVDGSYWRQIKNMLAER